The Papaver somniferum cultivar HN1 chromosome 3, ASM357369v1, whole genome shotgun sequence genome includes a region encoding these proteins:
- the LOC113358466 gene encoding glutamate synthase [NADH], amyloplastic-like, translated as MSALSGSVFQARNSSIVLPSSTRCSVNNDQWNVVVPLRRNGSSSSTTRCSSNTRRENLFTENKFLGTRLRSSPERFQLWRSDGPGRSPTLRVVVRSMLSQVPEKPLGLYDPSFDKDSCGVGFVAELSGISSRKTVTDAIEMLVRMTHRGACGCEQNTGDGAGILVALPDDFFIEVAKDVGFQLPPGGEYAVGMLFMPTSDSRREESKIVFTKVAESLGHEVLGWRTVPTDNSGLGKSALQTEPVVEQVFLAKSPRSKADFEQQMYILRRVAMVAIRAALNLQHGGVKDFYICSLSSRTIVYKGQLKPDQLKNYYYADLNNQKFTSYMALVHSRFSTNTFPSWDRAQPMRVLGHNGEINTLRGNVNWMKAREGLLKCKELGLSKNEMKKLLPIVDASSSDSGAFDGVLELLVRAGRSLPEAVMMMIPEAWQNDKNMDPERKALYEYFSALMEPWDGPALISFTDGRYLGATLDRNGLRPGRFYVTHSGRVVMASEVGVVDIPPEDVCRKGRLNPGMMLLVDFEKHIVVDDAALKKQYSAARPYREWISKQKITLKDIVGSLNASDMIPPLISGVVPVSKMDESMENMGVRGLLAPLKAFGYTVEGLEMLMLPMAKDGTEALGSMGNDAPLAVMSNREKLAFEYFKQMFAQVTNPPIDPIREKIVTSMECMIGPEGDLTETTEEQCHRLSLKGPLLSIQEMEAIKKMNYRGWRSKVVDITYSKIRGKKGLEETLDRICGEAHTAIKEGYTTLVLSDRAFSSKRVAVSSLLAVGAVHQHLVSKLERTRIGLIVESAEPREVHHFCTLVGFGADAICPYLAIEAIWRLQIDGKIPSRSSGELHTKEELVKKFFKASNYGMMKVLAKMGISTLASYKGAQIFEALGLSSEVIEKCFNGTPSRVEGATFEMLARDALRLHELAFPARVLPAGSAEAVALPNPGDYHWRKNGEVHLNDPLAISKLQEAARTNSVAVYKEYSKRIQELNKSCNLRGMLKFRDSEVKVPLEEVEPASEIVKRFCTGAMSYGSISLEAHTSLAVAMNTIGGKSNTGEGGENPSRMEPLPNGSMNPKRSAIKQVASGRFGVSSYYLTNADEIQIKMAQGAKPGEGGELPGHKVIGDIAITRNSTAGVGLISPPPHHDIYSIEDLAQLIHDLKNANPGARISVKLVSEAGVGVIASGVVKGHADHVLIAGHDGGTGASRWTGIKNAGLPWELGLAETHQTLVANDLRGRTTLQTDGQLKTGRDVAIAALLGAEEFGFSTAPLITLGCIMMRKCHKNTCPVGIATQDPVLREKFAGEPEHVINFFFMLAEEMREIMSDLGFRTINEMIGRSDMLEVDKEVVKCNEKLENIDLSLLLRPARDIRPEAAQFCIQKQDHGLDMALDRKLITLSEPALQKKFPVYIDVPIKNVNRAVGTMLSHEVTKRYHLEGLPKDTIHIKLSGSAGQSLGAFLCPGIMLELEGDSNDYVGKGLSGGKIVVYPPRNSRFDPKENIVIGNVALYGATCGEAYFNGMAAERFCVRNSGAMAVVEGVGDHGCEYMTGGTVVVLGKTGRNFAAGMSGGIAYVLDRDRTFSARCNLELVDLDKVEEEEDKMTLMMMIQQHQRHTKSELAKEVLADFDNLLSKFVKVFPRDYKRVLQDMKAQTGKKEAEPQAPSDTEDPDEAEWKEKDAFEELKKLAAVGTKASEVKEAGGEEEEESPARPTSVTGAVKHRGFIAYERESISYRDPAVRMSDWDEVMIESKPGPLLKTQSARCMDCGTPFCHQENSGCPLGNKIPEFNELVFQNRWREALDRLLETNNFPEFTGRVCPAPCEGSCVLGIIDNPVSIKNIECSIIDKGFEEGWIVPRPPVVRTGKRVAVVGSGPAGLAAADQLNKMGHLVTVFERADRIGGLMMYGVPNMKADKMGVVQRRVNLMAAEGINFVVNASVGNNPMYSLEKLRNEHDAIVLALGATKPRDLPVPGRELSGVHFAMEFLHANTKSLLDSNLEDGSYISAEGKKVVVIGGGDTGTDCIGTSIRHGCTSVVNLELLPEPPRTRAPGNPWPQWPRIFRVDYGHQEAATKFGKDPRSYEVLTKRFVGDENGVIKGLELVRVQWEKDASGKFQFKEVEGSEEVIEADLVLLAMGFLGPESTVADGLGLEKDNRSNYKAEYGRFSTNVEGVFAAGDCRRGQSLVVWAISEGRQAAAQVDKYLMEGEDEADHNSISDDNLKNQLERAYKP; from the exons ATGTCGGCACTATCTGGTTCTGTTTTTCAAGCTCGAAACAGTTCTATTGTCTTACCATCATCAACTCGTTGTTCTGTTAATAATGATCAATGGAATGTTGTTGTTCCTTTGAGACGTAATGGATCTTCATCATCAACGACTCGTTGTTCTTCTAATACAAGAAGAGAGAATCTTTTTACAGAGAACAAGTTTTTAGGAACACGATTGAGATCTTCACCTGAAAGATTTCAGTTGTGGAGATCAGATGGCCCAGGACGTTCTCCAACACTTAGAGTTGTTGTACGCTCGATGTTATCACAAGTTCCTGAAAAACCACTTGGTTTGTATGATCCTTCTTTTGATAAGGATTCTTGTGGAGTTGGATTTGTTGCTGAGTTATCCGGAATAAGTAGCCGGAAAACT gttactGATGCTATAGAGATGTTGGTAAGGATGACACATAGAGGTGCTTGTGGTTGCGAACAAAACACTGGAGATGGTGCTGGAATTCTTGTTGCTCTTCCTGACGACTTTTTCATTGAG GTCGCTAAGGATGTTGGATTTCAGCTGCCACCAGGAGGGGAGTATGCTGTTGGCATGTTGTTTATGCCAACATCTGACTCTCGAAGGGAAGAAAGTAAAATTGTTTTCACAAAG GTTGCGGAGTCACTTGGACATGAAGTACTCGGGTGGCGTACTGTGCCAACAGATAATTCTGGTTTGGGAAAGTCTGCTCTACAAACAGAACCTGTTGTTGAACAAGTATTCCTTGCAAAAAGTCCTAGATCGAAAGCTGATTTTGAGCAGCAG ATGTACATATTAAGAAGGGTGGCTATGGTGGCTATCAGAGCTGCTTTGAATCTCCAGCATGGTGGAGTTAAAGACTTCTATATATGTTCCCTTTCCTCTAG GACTATTGTTTACAAAGGTCAACTAAAACCCGACCAGTTGAAGAATTACTACTATGCAGACCTTAACAATCAAAAATTTACGAGCTACATGGCCCTG GTGCATTCTCGCTTCTCAACGAACACTTTCCCTAGCTGGGATCGTGCCCAACCTATGCGAGTCTTGGGCCATAATGGTGAAATAAACACGCTTCGAGGCAACGTGAACTG GATGAAGGCACGCGAAGGCTTGCTCAAGTGCAAGGAGCTTGGCTTgtcaaagaatgagatgaagaaacTTCTTCCCATTGTGGATGCCAGCTCGTCTGATTCAG GAGCATTTGATGGCGTCCTTGAGCTCCTAGTTCGAGCTGGTAGAAGTCTTCCCGAggctgtgatgatgatgattcctGAAGCATGGCAAAATGACAAGAATATGGATCCTGAGCGGAAGGCTTTGTATGAATATTTTTCTGCTCTTATGGAACCGTGGGATGGGCCTGCTCTTATATCAT TCACTGATGGCCGTTATCTTGGAGCCACATTGGATCGAAATGGATTGCGTCCTGGTCGGTTTTATGTTACCCATAGCGGACGAGTTGTGATGGCAAGTGAAGTTGGTGTTGTAGACATACCTCCAGAAGATGTATGCAGGAAAGGAAGGTTAAATCCTGGTATGATGCTCTTAGTAGATTTTGAGAAGCATATTGTGGTGGATGATGCGGCTCTTAAAAAGCAATATTCAGCTGCTAGGCCATACAGAGAATGGATCAGTAAACAGAAGATAACACTAAAGGACATCGTCGGTTCTCTCAATGCATCTGACATGATCCCGCCGCTTATTTCTGGTGTGGTGCCT GTATCTAAAATGGATGAAAGCATGGAAAACATGGGAGTTCGTGGTTTGTTGGCTCCACTGAAGGCTTTTGG TTACACTGTAGAAGGATTAGAAATGTTGATGTTGCCAATGGCCAAGGATGGTACTGAAGCCCTCGGTTCAATGGGTAACGATGCTCCTTTAGCTGTGATGTCAAACAGGGAGAAACTTGCATTTGAGTATTTCAAGCAGATGTTTGCTCAAGTAACAAACCCGCCTATTGACCCAATTCGTGAGAAGATAGTTACGTCGATGGAGTGCATGATTGGTCCGGAAGGCGATCTTACTGAGACCACTGAAGAGCAGTGTCATCGCCTTTCACTTAAAGGTCCACTTCTTTCCATTCAGGAAATGGAGGCCATTAAAAAGATGAACTACAGAGGGTGGCGTAGCAAGGTTGTTGACATAACTTACTCCAAGATCCGTGGTAAGAAAGGTTTGGAAGAGACTTTGGATAGGATCTGTGGTGAAGCACATACTGCCATTAAAGAGGGGTATACGACATTGGTGCTTTCTGATAGAG CTTTCTCTTCGAAACGTGTTGCTGTAAGCTCCCTCCTGGCTGTTGGTGCTGTTCATCAACATTTGGTCTCAAAGCTTGAGAGGACTCGAATTGGGCTGATAGTCGAATCTGCAGAGCCACGTGAAGTTCACCATTTCTGTACTCTTGTTGGATTTGGTGCTGATGCTATATGTCCATATTTAGCCATAGAGGCTATTTGGAGATTACAAATTGATGGGAAGATTCCATCTAGGTCCTCTGGTGAGTTGCACACCAAGGAAGAGCTGGTGAAGAAGTTCTTCAAAGCAAGCAACTATGGGATGATGAAGGTTCTTGCTAAAATGGGCATCTCAACCCTGGCCTCTTACAAAGGTGCACAGATATTTGAAGCTCTTGGTCTCTCATCTGAGGTGATCGAGAAGTGTTTCAATGGTACTCCAAGCAGAGTCGAGGGTGCAACATTTGAAATGCTTGCTAGAGATGCTCTTCGACTGCATGAACTTGCATTTCCAGCCCGAGTTTTGCCTGCTGGAAGTGCAGAGGCCGTTGCACTGCCCAATCCTGGAGATTATCACTGGAGGAAGAACGGTGAGGTGCATCTTAATGATCCACTTGCTATATCAAAACTGCAAGAGGCTGCAAGGACAAACAGTGTGGCCGTGTATAAAGAGTACTCAAAACGCATTCAGGAGCTGAATAAATCGTGTAATTTACGAGGGATGTTGAAATTCAGAGATTCAGAAGTGAAAGTTCCATTGGAAGAGGTTGAACCTGCTAGTGAGATAGTGAAACGCTTTTGCACTGGAGCCATGAGTTATGGATCAATTTCTTTGGAGGCACACACATCCTTGGCTGTTGCCATGAATACGATTGGCGGGAAGTCTAATACTG GAGAGGGAGGTGAAAACCCATCCCGGATGGAGCCTCTTCCTAATGGTTCAATGAACCCGAAGAGAAGTGCGATCAAGCAAGTTGCAAGTGGAAGATTCGGAGTTTCAAGCTACTATCTTACAAATGCTGATGAGATACAAATCAAAATGGCTCAG GGGGCTAAGCCAGGTGAAGGAGGAGAACTTCCAGGCCATAAGGTCATTGGAGACATCGCGATCACTAGAAATTCTACTGCTGGTGTGGGCCTCATCAGTCCTCCACCTCATCACGACATCTACTCCATTGAAGATTTGGCGCAATTGATTCACGACCTCAAG AATGCCAATCCGGGGGCCCGAATCAGTGTGAAGCTTGTATCTGAAGCTGGAGTTGGAGTAATTGCCAGTGGAGTTGTTAAGGGTCATGCAGATCATGTCTTGATTGCAGGTCATGATGGAGGCACAGGAGCTTCCCGCTGGACCGGTATTAAGAATGCTGGACTCCCTTGGGAGCTTGGTCTTGCTGAAACCCATCAAACTCTCGTTGCAAATGATCTTCGCGGACGAACTACGCTTCAAACTGACGGGCAGTTGAAGACAGGAAGAGATGTGGCCATTGCAGCACTTCTTGGTGCGGAGGAATTTGGTTTCAGCACTGCTCCTCTTATAACCTTGGGTTGCATTATGATGAGGAAGTGCCACAAAAACACCTGCCCCGTTGGTATTGCTACACAAGATCCCGTTCTCCGCGAAAAATTTGCTGGTGAACCAGAACATgttatcaatttcttctttatgCTTGCGGAAGAGATGCGAGAGATTATGTCGGACCTTGGATTTCGAACAATCAACGAGATGATTGGTCGATCAGACATGTTGGAGGTTGATAAAGAAGTTGTGAAATGTAATGAAAAGCTGGAGAACATTGATCTTTCTCTGCTCCTAAGGCCTGCTCGTGATATTAGGCCTGAAGCTGCACAATTTTGCATCCAAAAGCAAGATCATGGTTTGGATATGGCTTTAGACCGAAAGCTTATAACCTTGTCTGAACCTGCACTACAGAAAAAATTTCCTGTGTATATTGATGTACCGATTAAGAATGTAAATCGTGCTGTTGGCACCATGCTCAGCCATGAAGTAACTAAACGCTATCACTTGGAAGGGCTTCCTAAGGACACCATTCACATCAAGCTTAGTGGAAGTGCAGGTCAGAGCCTTGGAGCCTTCCTTTGCCCTGGCATCATGCTAGAGCTTGAAGGTGACAGCAATGATTACGTCGGAAAAGGATTATCAGGTGGTAAGATTGTAGTTTACCCTCCAAGGAACAGCCGGTTTGATCCAAAGGAGAACATAGTGATCGGTAATGTTGCTCTCTACGGAGCTACTTGTGGTGAGGCCTATTTTAATGGGATGGCAGCTGAGAGATTTTGTGTTAGAAACTCAGGGGCTATGGCAGTTGTTGAAGGTGTTGGAGATCATGGTTGTGAATACATGACTGGTGGGACAGTTGTTGTGCTCGGTAAAACTGGTAGGAATTTTGCAGCTGGTATGAGTGGTGGAATAGCATACGTTCTCGACAGGGATCGGACGTTCAGCGCTCGATGCAATCTTGAGTTGGTGGATCTTGATAaagttgaagaggaagaggataaAATGACTCTTATGATGATGATCCAACAACATCAACGTCATACAAAGAGTGAACTAGCCAAAGAAGTTCTTGCAGATTTTGATAATCTTCTGTCCAAGTTTGTTAAAGTGTTCCCAAGAGATTATAAGCGGGTTCTTCAGGACATGAAGGCACAGACTGGCAAAAAAGAAGCTGAACCACAAGCTCCAAGTGATACCGAGGACCCAGACGAAGCTGAGTGGAAGGAAAAGGATGCCTTTGAAGAGCTTAAGAAGTTGGCAGCAGTTGGAACGAAAGCAAGTGAG GTGAAAGAagcaggaggagaagaagaagaagaatccccAGCCAGGCCTACTAGTGTTACTGGTGCAGTAAAGCATCGGGGCTTCATTGCTTATGAGCGTGAGAGCATTTCATACAGGGATCCTGCAGTTCGTATGAGTGACTGGGACGAGGTTATGATAGAAAGCAAGCCAGGACCACTCTTGAAAACCCAATCTGCTCGTTGCATGGACTGTGGAACTCCCTTCTGTCATCAG GAAAACAGCGGGTGTCCTCTTGGAAACAAGATACCGGAGTTCAATGAGTTAGTGTTCCAAAATAGGTGGCGTGAGGCGCTCGATCGGCTGTTGGAGACGAACAATTTCCCAGAGTTCACTGGGCGTGTGTGCCCTGCTCCATGCGAAGGTTCTTGTGTTCTCGGCATCATCGATAACCCTGTTTCTATTAAAAATATAGAGTGCTCCATTATAGATAAGGGCTTTGAGGAAGGGTGGATTGTACCTCGACCTCCAGTCGTGAGGACAGG AAAGAGGGTTGCTGTCGTGGGGAGTGGACCAGCTGGTTTAGCTGCTGCAGATCAGCTGAACAAAATGGGCCATCTGGTGACTGTTTTCGAGCGTGCTGATAGAATTGGGGGACTGATGATGTATGGAGTTCCCAACATGAAGGCTGATAAAATGGGTGTTGTTCAGCGACGCGTGAACCTAATGGCTGCGGAAGGCATCAATTTTGTGGTGAACGCTAGTGTTGGAAACAATCCCATGTACTCTCTTGAAAAGCTTCGAAACGAACATGATGCAATTGTTCTGGCTTTAGGAGCTACAAAACCAAG GGATCTTCCTGTTCCTGGACGAGAACTGTCAGGAGTGCATTTTGCGATGGAGTTTCTTCATGCGAACACAAAAAGCCTGCTCGATAGCAATCTTGAAGATGGAAGTTACATTTCTGCTGAAGGAAAGAAAGTAGTAGTCATTGGAGGTGGTGACACTGGTACTGACTGCATAGGGACATCCATTCGTCATGGCTGTACTAGTGTCGTAAATCTGGAGCTTCTACCTGAGCCACCTCGTACCAGAGCTCCAGGCAACCCTTGGCCACAG TGGCCACGTATTTTCCGCGTGGATTATGGTCACCAAGAAGCAGCAACCAAGTTTGGCAAAGATCCAAGGTCATACGAGGTCTTGACCAAGCGGTTTGTTGGAGATGAGAACGGAGTTATCAAAGGGTTGGAGTTGGTCCGAGTTCAGTGGGAAAAGGATGCCAGTGGAAAGTTTCAGTTTAAGGAGGTTGAGGGATCAGAGGAGGTAATAGAGGCTGATCTTGTTCTCCTTGCTATGGGTTTCCTTGGACCTGAATCG ACTGTTGCTGATGGACTAGGATTGGAGAAAGACAACCGATCAAACTACAAGGCGGAGTATGGTCGGTTCTCAACAAATGTTGAAGGAGTATTCGCAGCAGGGGATTGCCGAAGAGGTCAATCGTTAGTAGTGTGGGCCATTTCAGAAGGACGACAAGCTGCTGCTCAAGTAGACAAATACCTGATGGAAGGTGAAGATGAAGCCGACCACAACAGCATCAGTGATGATAACCTCAAGAACCAACTTGAGAGGGCATACAAACCATAA